From Spartinivicinus ruber, the proteins below share one genomic window:
- the leuC gene encoding 3-isopropylmalate dehydratase large subunit produces the protein MTAKTLYDKLWEMHLVAEQDDGSALIYIDRHLLHEVTSPQAFEGLRLAGRQPWRRDANLATPDHNVPTTVVERQAGIEGIVDPVSKIQVKTLDDNCQSFGITEFAMQDHRQGIVHVVGPEQGATLPGMTVVCGDSHTSTHGAFGALAHGIGTSEVEHVLATQCLVAKKMKNMLVKVEGQLSPFVTAKDIVLAVIGKIGTAGGTGYAIEFGGSAIRALSVEGRMTICNMAIEAGARAGMVAVDQTTIDYVKGRPFAPNQAQWEQAVASWRQLVSDEGAHFDKVVELAAEEIQPQVTWGTSPEMVAPVVSFVPDPKDENDPTRKEGMQRALEYMGLQPGMPITDIKLDRVFIGSCTNSRIEDLREAAKVVQGKQVAANIKQAMVVPGSGLVKEQAEKEGLDKVFTEAGLEWREPGCSMCLAMNADKLGRGEHCASTSNRNFEGRQGFGGRTHLVSPAMAAAAAIYGHFVDIRAIG, from the coding sequence ATGACTGCTAAAACCCTATACGACAAGTTATGGGAGATGCATTTGGTGGCCGAGCAAGATGATGGTTCGGCCCTAATATACATTGACCGCCATTTATTACATGAAGTCACTTCGCCACAAGCTTTTGAAGGGTTGAGGCTGGCAGGCCGTCAACCTTGGCGGCGTGATGCTAACCTCGCAACCCCTGATCACAATGTGCCAACGACGGTTGTTGAGCGCCAAGCAGGCATTGAAGGTATTGTTGACCCTGTTTCGAAGATTCAGGTGAAAACTCTTGATGACAACTGCCAGTCTTTCGGTATTACTGAGTTTGCCATGCAAGATCATCGGCAAGGCATTGTCCATGTGGTTGGTCCTGAGCAAGGGGCAACACTCCCAGGAATGACAGTAGTTTGTGGTGATTCGCACACTTCTACCCATGGCGCATTTGGGGCTTTAGCTCACGGTATTGGCACTTCCGAAGTGGAGCATGTGTTGGCTACTCAGTGCTTGGTGGCTAAAAAAATGAAAAACATGCTGGTGAAGGTAGAAGGCCAGTTATCACCTTTTGTGACTGCTAAGGATATTGTGCTAGCCGTCATCGGTAAAATTGGTACTGCGGGTGGCACTGGCTATGCCATTGAGTTTGGTGGTTCAGCTATACGCGCATTATCAGTGGAAGGTCGCATGACGATCTGCAATATGGCCATTGAAGCAGGGGCTCGGGCAGGAATGGTCGCTGTTGACCAAACGACCATTGATTATGTTAAAGGCCGTCCTTTTGCACCCAATCAAGCGCAGTGGGAGCAAGCCGTGGCCAGTTGGCGACAGTTGGTGTCTGATGAAGGAGCTCATTTTGACAAAGTAGTGGAGTTGGCTGCTGAAGAGATTCAACCACAAGTCACTTGGGGGACATCGCCGGAAATGGTAGCGCCTGTTGTAAGTTTTGTTCCTGATCCCAAAGATGAAAATGATCCAACCCGGAAAGAAGGTATGCAACGAGCCCTTGAATATATGGGGCTACAACCAGGGATGCCAATCACTGATATCAAACTGGACCGGGTGTTTATTGGCTCTTGTACTAACTCGCGGATTGAAGATTTACGGGAAGCAGCAAAAGTGGTGCAAGGCAAACAAGTGGCCGCGAATATTAAGCAGGCCATGGTAGTGCCAGGGTCTGGACTGGTGAAAGAACAGGCCGAAAAAGAAGGTCTGGATAAAGTTTTTACTGAAGCGGGGCTGGAATGGCGAGAGCCTGGTTGCTCTATGTGCCTAGCTATGAATGCCGATAAGTTAGGTCGTGGTGAGCACTGTGCCTCTACTTCAAATCGTAATTTTGAAGGAAGGCAAGGGTTTGGTGGCCGTACCCATTTGGTCAGCCC
- a CDS encoding LysR family transcriptional regulator: protein MDTHSLSAFLAVAETGSFSVAAEKLHLTQPAVSKRIAVLEEMLNAKLFDRVGRTISLTEAGKALLPKAYQIISTIADTQREIQNLTGTVAGTLTLATSHHIGLHRLPPLLKQFTSQYPEVALDIKFIDSEWAYEGIQQSLVELAVITLSPSLKTNVISEKIWDDPLVFVAAPDHPLTTKTLLELEDLTNFSAIFPGSNTFTHHIVKSLFNEAGLNLNIAMATNYLETIKMMVAVGLAWSVLPQAMVDDSLRILPLNTLPISRQLGYIHHPERTLSNAAKTFINLLQAAKGI from the coding sequence ATGGATACACACTCCCTTAGCGCATTTCTTGCGGTTGCTGAAACCGGCTCATTTTCAGTCGCGGCTGAAAAACTACACCTTACTCAGCCAGCGGTGAGTAAACGTATTGCAGTATTAGAAGAAATGCTTAACGCTAAATTATTTGACCGCGTCGGCCGCACAATTAGCCTGACAGAAGCAGGAAAAGCGCTGCTACCCAAGGCTTATCAGATTATCAGCACCATTGCCGATACCCAGCGAGAAATCCAAAACCTGACAGGCACTGTGGCAGGTACCCTTACTCTGGCAACCAGCCACCACATAGGCTTACACCGACTCCCTCCCTTACTAAAGCAATTTACTTCTCAGTATCCAGAAGTCGCTTTGGATATTAAATTTATTGACTCAGAGTGGGCATACGAAGGCATTCAACAAAGCCTAGTTGAGCTAGCAGTCATTACACTATCTCCCAGCCTTAAAACTAACGTTATTTCAGAAAAAATCTGGGATGATCCACTCGTATTTGTTGCAGCGCCTGACCATCCCCTTACAACAAAAACACTACTTGAACTTGAAGACTTAACCAATTTCAGTGCTATTTTCCCTGGTAGCAATACGTTTACCCATCACATTGTGAAGTCATTATTTAATGAGGCAGGGTTAAATTTAAATATCGCTATGGCTACAAATTACTTGGAAACCATTAAAATGATGGTCGCCGTTGGTCTAGCTTGGAGTGTTCTTCCTCAAGCTATGGTAGACGACAGCTTAAGGATATTACCCTTGAATACACTGCCTATTAGCCGACAATTGGGTTATATTCATCACCCAGAGCGCACGCTATCGAATGCAGCCAAAACTTTTATTAATCTATTGCAGGCAGCTAAAGGAATATAA
- a CDS encoding SixA phosphatase family protein, whose amino-acid sequence MKELLLIRHAKSSWKDDSLSDFDRPLNKRGKKTAPLMGQLLADKHWQPDRVFASPAIRAKATAELILPAMAIPPDQVDWHSKLYDASVKAIFNVIKKAPSACQRLMIIGHNPSIEETIQALDPKFNGNIPTCCVTRIRCNISSWQEINNNCGEVMDCLRPKEVLVESV is encoded by the coding sequence ATGAAGGAGCTATTACTGATACGCCATGCTAAATCCAGCTGGAAAGATGACTCACTGTCTGACTTCGACCGCCCTTTGAATAAACGAGGCAAAAAAACTGCACCACTCATGGGTCAGCTATTAGCCGACAAACACTGGCAACCTGATCGAGTTTTTGCCAGCCCAGCTATTCGTGCAAAAGCCACTGCAGAATTAATATTACCAGCGATGGCGATTCCCCCTGATCAAGTCGATTGGCACTCCAAACTTTACGATGCATCAGTTAAAGCCATTTTCAATGTAATTAAAAAAGCACCATCCGCATGCCAACGACTCATGATAATTGGCCATAACCCAAGCATTGAAGAAACCATTCAAGCCTTGGACCCTAAGTTTAACGGTAATATACCCACGTGCTGTGTTACACGCATCCGCTGCAATATTAGTAGTTGGCAAGAAATTAACAACAACTGTGGTGAGGTAATGGATTGTTTAAGACCCAAAGAGGTACTGGTGGAATCGGTTTAG
- the aroC gene encoding chorismate synthase, with the protein MSGNTFGKLFTVTTFGESHGPALGCIVDGCPPGLPINEVDLQLELDRRKPGTSKFTTQRREPDQVKILSGVFEGKTTGTPIGLVIENTDQRSKDYSNIKDQFRPGHADYTYTQKYGFRDYRGGGRSSARETAMRVAAGAIAKKFLAQQGVVIQGYLSQLGPIELSCVELGAVNQNPFFSADPEKIPQLEEYMQALRKSGDSIGAEVTVMASGLMPGLGEPIFDRLDADIAHGLMSINAVKGVEIGDGFTVVNQKGTEHRDEITPEGFLSNHAGGILGGISTGQNIVARIALKPTSSLHLPGRSVDINGQPIEVVTKGRHDPCVGIRATPIAEAMLAIVLMDHWLRHRAQNADVVSPTPVIPGSIC; encoded by the coding sequence ATGTCAGGAAACACATTTGGTAAGTTGTTTACAGTCACCACTTTTGGTGAAAGCCATGGTCCGGCATTAGGTTGTATAGTTGATGGTTGCCCCCCAGGGTTACCAATCAATGAAGTAGATTTACAGCTGGAGCTGGATCGCCGTAAACCGGGTACTTCCAAATTTACCACTCAGCGCCGTGAGCCTGATCAGGTCAAAATCCTATCGGGGGTGTTTGAGGGGAAAACCACAGGTACACCTATTGGGTTAGTGATTGAAAATACAGACCAGCGTTCAAAGGATTATTCCAATATCAAGGATCAGTTTCGCCCAGGTCACGCTGATTACACCTATACCCAAAAATATGGCTTCCGTGATTATCGTGGGGGGGGGCGCTCTTCTGCAAGAGAAACAGCCATGCGGGTAGCAGCAGGTGCTATTGCTAAAAAATTCCTTGCCCAGCAGGGGGTTGTGATTCAAGGCTATTTATCTCAATTAGGTCCAATAGAGCTGAGTTGTGTGGAGCTGGGGGCGGTTAATCAAAACCCATTTTTTTCTGCTGATCCTGAGAAAATCCCGCAGCTTGAAGAGTATATGCAAGCGTTGAGAAAGTCAGGTGATTCTATTGGGGCTGAAGTGACGGTAATGGCGTCAGGATTAATGCCTGGTTTAGGTGAACCCATTTTTGATCGTTTGGATGCTGATATTGCTCATGGTTTGATGAGCATTAATGCGGTTAAAGGCGTAGAAATCGGTGATGGTTTTACTGTGGTCAATCAAAAAGGCACCGAGCACCGGGATGAAATAACCCCAGAAGGTTTTTTATCTAATCATGCTGGTGGCATTTTAGGTGGCATTTCTACGGGACAAAACATTGTCGCTCGGATTGCATTAAAACCCACTTCCAGCTTGCATTTGCCAGGACGAAGTGTGGATATTAATGGTCAACCGATTGAAGTTGTTACGAAAGGTCGCCATGACCCTTGTGTTGGGATTCGAGCAACACCTATTGCAGAAGCGATGTTAGCAATCGTATTGATGGACCATTGGCTACGCCATCGGGCACAAAATGCAGATGTGGTATCGCCAACGCCGGTAATTCCGGGGAGCATTTGTTAA
- the prmB gene encoding 50S ribosomal protein L3 N(5)-glutamine methyltransferase, which produces MQPHQAPSFQGLTTIRDFIRWTYSRFNQADIFYGHGADNGWDEAVHLVLQSLALPWDIDKALFDCQLTDEEKQHVASLIHQRIEQRIPTAYLVNQAWFCGLPFYVDERVLVPRSPIAELINNQFNPWLQANKVERVLDLCAGSGCIGIACAYAFPDAEVDLTDISTEALQVATVNVDQHELTHRVSPIQSDLFQQLPTQRYQLIVSNPPYVDAEDMADMPAEFHHEPALGLEAGADGLDLAKQILAKAADYLAVDGLLVVEVGNSQWAMEEQFPQVPFTWVEFEHGGHGVFVLSAADCQRYQSAFQAAINKAV; this is translated from the coding sequence GTGCAGCCACATCAAGCCCCATCATTTCAAGGGTTAACCACTATCCGTGACTTTATTCGCTGGACTTACAGCCGCTTTAATCAGGCGGATATATTTTATGGCCACGGTGCTGATAATGGTTGGGATGAAGCTGTACATTTGGTTTTGCAAAGCCTGGCATTGCCTTGGGATATTGATAAAGCACTATTTGATTGTCAGTTAACTGATGAAGAAAAACAGCATGTGGCATCTTTAATTCATCAGCGCATTGAACAGCGAATACCAACAGCCTACTTGGTTAATCAGGCTTGGTTTTGTGGTTTACCTTTTTACGTGGATGAACGGGTTTTAGTTCCACGCTCGCCTATTGCAGAGCTAATTAATAATCAGTTTAACCCTTGGTTACAGGCTAATAAAGTGGAGCGAGTGTTGGACTTGTGCGCAGGCAGTGGCTGTATTGGGATCGCCTGTGCCTATGCGTTTCCAGATGCAGAAGTCGATTTGACGGATATTTCCACTGAGGCATTACAAGTGGCAACAGTCAATGTAGACCAGCATGAACTCACCCATCGAGTGTCGCCCATTCAGTCTGATTTATTTCAACAGCTACCTACACAACGATATCAACTCATTGTCAGTAACCCACCGTATGTAGATGCTGAAGATATGGCTGACATGCCTGCAGAATTTCACCATGAGCCTGCTTTGGGGCTAGAAGCAGGTGCTGATGGGTTAGACTTAGCAAAACAAATTTTAGCGAAAGCAGCTGATTATTTAGCCGTTGATGGACTATTAGTGGTAGAAGTAGGGAATAGCCAGTGGGCGATGGAAGAGCAGTTTCCACAGGTACCATTTACCTGGGTAGAGTTTGAACACGGTGGTCATGGTGTTTTTGTCTTAAGTGCCGCAGATTGTCAGCGGTATCAGTCTGCTTTTCAGGCCGCTATTAATAAAGCAGTTTAG
- a CDS encoding Smr/MutS family protein: protein MPKPPKKPSQPPLPASEIAEFLAAVHDVDTVFQAIAVTIPAELPSPSNTQLAKQQAATIETNGVDVDGLSEGYVPIIGPEEKVEYHQAGIQLSHFQHLKQGKLTIDYQLDLHGYRIEEARKLVVEFLAFSQRQRYRCVKIIHGKSHRNFGKRPTLKSYLNTWLRQLPAVIAFCTTPAHAGGNGSMFVLLKKPKQKGHWKN, encoded by the coding sequence ATGCCAAAGCCGCCGAAAAAACCATCTCAACCACCACTACCAGCCAGTGAAATTGCTGAGTTTTTAGCAGCTGTACATGATGTAGACACTGTTTTTCAAGCCATTGCTGTCACTATTCCAGCTGAACTCCCTTCCCCTTCAAATACCCAGCTAGCTAAGCAACAGGCAGCAACCATTGAAACCAATGGAGTGGATGTTGATGGTTTATCTGAGGGTTATGTACCAATTATTGGTCCAGAGGAAAAGGTAGAGTATCATCAAGCGGGAATTCAACTCAGTCATTTTCAACATCTCAAGCAAGGAAAATTGACTATTGATTATCAACTGGATCTACATGGATACCGCATTGAAGAAGCGCGTAAATTGGTGGTTGAGTTTCTAGCGTTCAGCCAACGACAACGCTATCGCTGTGTAAAAATTATTCATGGTAAATCCCACCGTAATTTTGGCAAACGTCCCACACTAAAAAGCTACCTGAATACCTGGCTACGACAACTACCTGCCGTCATTGCTTTTTGCACTACCCCTGCCCATGCTGGTGGTAATGGTTCGATGTTTGTGCTGCTTAAAAAGCCTAAACAAAAAGGACATTGGAAAAACTAA
- the folE gene encoding GTP cyclohydrolase I FolE, with amino-acid sequence MEQAFNKIIEAIGEDVSRPGLKDTPARAAKAMQFLTRGYQQNLDEVVNDALFPSDNDEMVLVKDIELYSLCEHHMLPFIGKCHVAYLPTGQVLGLSKIARIVDMFARRLQIQENMTRQIAETIEQVTNAKGVAVVIEAKHMCMMMRGVEKQNSVMKTSVMLGQFRKSENTRMEFLSLIKD; translated from the coding sequence ATGGAACAGGCATTTAATAAAATTATCGAAGCCATTGGCGAAGATGTCAGCCGCCCCGGTTTAAAAGACACGCCAGCGCGTGCGGCTAAAGCAATGCAGTTTTTAACTCGTGGCTATCAACAAAACCTTGACGAGGTTGTTAATGACGCATTGTTTCCTTCAGATAATGATGAAATGGTGTTAGTCAAAGACATTGAACTTTACTCCCTTTGCGAACACCACATGCTGCCCTTTATAGGCAAATGTCATGTTGCTTACCTACCTACTGGTCAAGTGTTGGGCTTATCCAAAATTGCGCGTATTGTTGATATGTTTGCCCGCAGGCTGCAAATTCAAGAAAACATGACACGACAAATAGCCGAAACCATTGAACAGGTAACTAATGCTAAAGGCGTTGCTGTCGTCATTGAAGCCAAACATATGTGCATGATGATGCGGGGGGTTGAAAAACAAAACTCGGTAATGAAAACATCCGTCATGCTTGGGCAGTTCAGAAAAAGCGAAAATACCCGTATGGAGTTTTTATCGCTAATCAAAGATTAA
- a CDS encoding patatin-like phospholipase family protein, with product MLKSSAEAIVNIAKPQKTVSLVLGSGGARGYAHIGVIEELTSRGYQIKCIAGCSMGALVGGIYAAGKLPDFEAWVSELNTLNVVRLLDLRLKGQGALKGNKVFDVLREMIGECTIESLPIPYTAVATDLESQREVWFQSGPLLEAIRASIAIPSIFTPVRIGSRLFVDGGVLNPLPIAPTVSAHSDLIVAVDLSADDDELYLPTDKQIIVQPQAPTALDRWFAQLKLRTQGFWDSRKDEFASVVEETDEPVLKRGMLDIINESLETMQGALTRYKLAAHPPDILIGIPKNICRFYEFHKGPELIQLGQVIAKDVLDRFEAHQHENGGKNNGNGNKAVMR from the coding sequence TTGTTAAAGAGCAGTGCAGAAGCAATAGTTAATATAGCTAAGCCACAAAAAACCGTATCGTTAGTATTGGGTAGTGGTGGAGCAAGAGGTTATGCCCACATTGGTGTGATTGAGGAATTAACCAGTCGTGGATATCAAATAAAATGTATCGCTGGCTGTTCCATGGGTGCATTGGTTGGCGGTATATATGCGGCTGGTAAGCTGCCTGATTTTGAAGCTTGGGTGAGTGAGCTAAATACTCTTAATGTTGTGCGATTATTGGATTTACGCTTAAAGGGCCAAGGTGCGTTAAAGGGAAATAAAGTATTTGATGTATTAAGGGAAATGATCGGTGAGTGTACCATTGAATCGTTACCCATTCCGTATACAGCAGTTGCCACTGACTTGGAGTCGCAACGGGAGGTGTGGTTTCAGTCGGGCCCGCTTTTAGAAGCTATTCGAGCTTCCATCGCTATTCCCAGTATTTTTACACCGGTTCGGATTGGGTCACGACTATTTGTGGATGGTGGTGTATTAAATCCGTTACCTATTGCGCCTACGGTATCTGCTCATAGCGATTTAATTGTCGCAGTTGATTTAAGTGCAGATGATGATGAACTATATTTACCTACCGATAAACAAATCATCGTACAACCGCAAGCGCCTACGGCACTTGATCGTTGGTTTGCTCAGTTGAAATTGCGTACCCAAGGTTTTTGGGATTCTCGTAAAGATGAGTTTGCTAGTGTGGTAGAAGAAACTGATGAGCCAGTATTAAAACGAGGCATGCTGGATATTATTAACGAATCGTTGGAAACCATGCAGGGAGCATTAACACGTTATAAATTGGCTGCCCATCCACCGGATATTTTAATAGGTATTCCCAAAAATATTTGCCGTTTTTATGAGTTTCATAAAGGACCTGAGTTAATACAACTGGGGCAGGTGATTGCTAAGGATGTACTGGATCGATTTGAAGCCCACCAGCATGAAAATGGCGGGAAAAATAATGGCAATGGTAACAAAGCGGTGATGCGGTAG
- a CDS encoding alpha/beta fold hydrolase → MQYNSSGLVASLIEDSLNIARPVTIKHHGQHWAGLSWGPADKAPWIAFHGWLDNAASFALLASKLPDQHIIAIDLTGHGKSDPRAGEGAYLLWDYVADIRSILMALNIKQASLLGHSLGAIVSGMYAGCYPENVERLILLDGLIPFTCSEQDTPQQLRKALEQEPILVKSARSYESVRQAVKVRQLQGKLSFEAAWLLTAYGLASISGGGFRWRYDPRLKLPSRWRLTENQAGAFIQGIQAKLLVLVAEQGLFPDKLQEYVSRWIPVATCKQLPGHHHFHLEQETVERVAEEIRHWLSELN, encoded by the coding sequence ATGCAATACAACAGCTCCGGCCTGGTAGCTTCACTAATTGAAGACTCATTAAACATAGCACGTCCGGTTACGATTAAACACCACGGCCAACATTGGGCAGGCTTATCTTGGGGGCCTGCAGATAAAGCTCCTTGGATTGCCTTTCATGGCTGGTTGGATAATGCTGCTAGCTTTGCTTTATTAGCTTCAAAGTTACCTGATCAACATATTATTGCCATTGATTTAACAGGGCATGGCAAAAGTGATCCCAGAGCAGGGGAAGGTGCTTATTTGCTTTGGGATTATGTTGCTGATATACGTTCAATCTTAATGGCGTTAAATATTAAACAGGCTTCATTACTGGGACATTCCCTTGGAGCCATAGTCTCGGGTATGTATGCGGGTTGTTATCCAGAAAATGTAGAGCGGCTGATTTTGTTAGATGGTTTAATTCCTTTTACTTGTTCTGAACAAGATACTCCGCAGCAGTTACGGAAAGCTTTAGAGCAAGAACCTATTTTAGTGAAATCAGCACGTAGTTATGAGTCGGTCAGGCAAGCAGTTAAAGTAAGACAGTTGCAAGGTAAGTTATCATTTGAAGCTGCCTGGCTATTGACGGCTTATGGGTTGGCTTCCATTTCAGGTGGTGGATTTCGCTGGCGCTATGACCCACGTCTAAAATTGCCTTCGCGTTGGCGTTTAACAGAAAATCAAGCAGGTGCTTTTATTCAAGGAATACAGGCTAAACTATTAGTATTGGTGGCTGAGCAGGGCTTATTTCCTGACAAACTACAGGAATATGTTTCTCGTTGGATACCAGTTGCCACCTGTAAACAATTGCCGGGACATCACCACTTTCATTTAGAGCAAGAAACCGTTGAGCGAGTTGCAGAAGAAATTCGACATTGGTTGTCTGAGCTAAACTAA
- a CDS encoding alpha/beta hydrolase, translating to MTPIHFSHANGFPGETYQALFQALEHRGFSVDYLPLHGHNPCFPVADNWLGLVDELIETIKQRYQRPIIAVGHSLGGVLSAFAADQQPHLFKAVILLDSPVLTALDCSVVSMAKRLGLIDKITPAGRTKGRRALWSNRSDAKQYFAKRSLFAQFAEQCLDDYVQYGLIDHKTGVALRYNPEIELSIYRTVPHIKLSKHYQVPTALLYGKQSNVIRRHQVSNMRRQRKFYVREVVGSHMFPLEDPTGTAGQIIHAIQQLRPGSFTN from the coding sequence TTGACACCTATTCACTTTTCACATGCTAATGGTTTTCCAGGGGAAACCTATCAAGCGTTATTTCAAGCATTGGAACACAGGGGTTTTAGTGTCGATTACTTACCTTTGCATGGCCATAACCCTTGTTTTCCCGTTGCAGATAATTGGTTAGGGCTGGTTGATGAGCTAATTGAAACCATTAAGCAGCGCTATCAACGACCTATTATTGCAGTTGGCCACTCACTAGGTGGGGTGCTTTCGGCGTTTGCGGCAGACCAGCAGCCCCATCTGTTTAAGGCGGTCATTTTACTTGACTCTCCTGTGCTGACCGCTCTGGATTGCTCCGTCGTTAGTATGGCTAAGCGATTAGGTTTAATAGATAAAATTACCCCTGCTGGTCGCACTAAAGGAAGGAGGGCTTTGTGGTCAAACCGCTCAGATGCCAAACAGTATTTTGCTAAACGGTCGTTATTTGCTCAGTTTGCAGAACAATGCTTAGACGATTATGTACAGTATGGGTTAATTGACCATAAGACAGGTGTTGCATTACGGTATAACCCAGAAATAGAACTTTCTATCTACCGGACAGTTCCCCATATTAAATTAAGTAAACATTATCAAGTGCCTACTGCGTTATTGTACGGAAAACAAAGTAATGTAATAAGGCGACATCAGGTTTCTAATATGCGCCGCCAACGTAAATTTTATGTGCGTGAGGTGGTAGGCAGCCACATGTTTCCTTTAGAAGACCCTACTGGTACAGCAGGACAAATCATTCATGCAATACAACAGCTCCGGCCTGGTAGCTTCACTAATTGA
- the sixA gene encoding phosphohistidine phosphatase SixA, translated as MIRLLIMRHGEAAMTIPDAARELTAKGIQQVQQQANQLCLEGMIPSHIFVSPLKRAQQSAELMAQVLCPTVEVTTINSLKPNDSPAAVLTALDKQVEQDNREWDTGCLLLVSHLPLVAVLTSLLIEGHQRRSLTFMTADVIALETEVIAAGCCDLLKQFRV; from the coding sequence ATGATAAGACTATTAATCATGCGTCATGGAGAGGCAGCCATGACTATTCCAGATGCAGCACGTGAGTTAACTGCAAAGGGTATACAGCAGGTACAGCAGCAGGCTAACCAGTTATGCCTTGAGGGGATGATTCCAAGCCATATTTTTGTCAGTCCGTTGAAACGTGCTCAACAATCCGCTGAGTTAATGGCTCAGGTATTGTGTCCCACTGTTGAAGTAACCACAATAAACTCACTAAAGCCTAATGACTCTCCAGCAGCTGTGTTGACAGCATTAGATAAGCAAGTAGAGCAGGACAATCGTGAGTGGGACACTGGCTGTTTATTATTGGTAAGCCACCTACCATTGGTGGCAGTGTTAACAAGCTTATTAATTGAAGGCCACCAGCGGCGGTCTTTGACCTTTATGACTGCGGATGTTATCGCGCTGGAAACTGAGGTAATTGCTGCAGGTTGCTGTGATTTACTTAAACAGTTTCGGGTTTAG
- a CDS encoding DUF4389 domain-containing protein, translating to MDQSIKQNIKSDSQWLRLLFIVLYGIAYQVAELVVLFIVIIQVLFALFTGAPNQKLTQFVGGVNQFIFQILQFVTYKTDEKPFPFQDWPESSAALNKSSAQQEEPPEDKQSAADKGLGESK from the coding sequence ATGGATCAGTCCATTAAGCAAAACATAAAGTCCGATTCACAATGGCTAAGATTGCTGTTTATTGTGTTATATGGCATCGCTTATCAAGTGGCGGAGCTGGTAGTGCTTTTTATCGTCATCATTCAAGTGTTATTTGCTTTGTTTACAGGTGCACCAAATCAAAAACTAACGCAGTTTGTGGGAGGCGTGAATCAGTTTATTTTTCAAATATTGCAATTTGTTACCTATAAAACGGATGAAAAACCTTTTCCTTTTCAGGATTGGCCAGAGTCTTCAGCCGCATTAAATAAGTCTTCAGCTCAGCAAGAAGAGCCACCAGAAGATAAACAGTCAGCTGCTGATAAAGGATTAGGAGAGTCTAAATAA